A single genomic interval of Granulicella tundricola MP5ACTX9 harbors:
- a CDS encoding efflux transporter outer membrane subunit — translation MNATSSRQTAARAVLLAAGLSLTTGCMVGPKYVKPTVPTYQAPETFKDAYKESDPNWHPATPADAVLRGDWWNIFQDPELNKLEVEAGIQNQSLKSAAARYDGARAQIGINRADLFPTIGTGPSAGGIRYSDQRPFYTPSGSTPGQGTVALPLTFNYEVDLWGRIRRTVNIAKEETQASAADLQGAQLSIQSDLAVDYFEVRSSDAQYKLLAETIKDYQEALRITTNRFEGGVVPESDVFQAKTQLQAAIVQQHDVLVQRANYEHAIAVLVGQPPNSFSVPVAPLETKPPFIPYGLPSQLLERRPDIAAAERRAHEANERIGIARAAYFPTLSFNNSFGLQANTLGSFFSAGNLAYTLGPELDETLLDFGRRRGISNQAIAGYQQSSADYRQTVLTAFQQVEDNLSALRILTDEQEQQRQATEAAQGAQNIFNNRYVGGLDTYLQVVTAQQTALLNERNDIDIMRRRMDASVLLIKALGGGWSTANLPPL, via the coding sequence GTGAACGCCACAAGCAGTCGCCAAACCGCAGCACGAGCAGTCCTCCTCGCAGCCGGCCTCTCCCTCACCACCGGCTGCATGGTCGGGCCAAAGTACGTCAAGCCCACCGTCCCCACCTACCAGGCACCCGAGACCTTCAAGGACGCCTATAAAGAGTCGGACCCCAACTGGCACCCCGCCACCCCCGCAGACGCTGTCCTCCGTGGCGACTGGTGGAACATCTTCCAGGACCCCGAACTCAACAAGCTCGAAGTCGAAGCCGGCATCCAGAACCAGTCCCTGAAGTCCGCCGCAGCCCGTTACGACGGCGCACGCGCCCAGATCGGCATCAACCGCGCCGACCTCTTCCCCACCATCGGCACCGGACCCAGCGCCGGCGGCATCCGTTACTCGGACCAGCGTCCCTTCTACACCCCCAGCGGCTCTACGCCCGGTCAGGGCACGGTCGCCCTGCCCCTCACGTTCAACTATGAAGTCGACCTCTGGGGACGCATCCGCCGCACCGTCAACATCGCCAAAGAAGAAACCCAGGCCTCCGCCGCCGACCTTCAGGGAGCCCAGCTCTCCATCCAATCAGACCTGGCCGTCGATTACTTCGAAGTCCGCAGCTCCGATGCCCAGTACAAGCTCCTCGCCGAAACCATCAAGGACTACCAGGAAGCCCTCCGCATCACCACCAACCGCTTTGAAGGCGGCGTAGTCCCGGAGTCCGACGTCTTCCAGGCAAAGACCCAGCTCCAGGCCGCCATCGTCCAACAGCACGACGTCCTCGTCCAGCGCGCCAACTACGAGCACGCCATCGCCGTCCTCGTCGGCCAACCGCCTAACAGCTTCTCCGTCCCCGTAGCCCCGCTCGAAACCAAGCCGCCCTTCATCCCCTACGGTCTCCCCTCGCAGCTCCTCGAGCGCCGCCCCGACATCGCCGCAGCCGAGCGCCGCGCCCATGAAGCCAACGAGCGCATCGGCATCGCACGCGCAGCCTACTTCCCTACCCTCTCCTTCAACAACAGCTTCGGCCTCCAGGCCAACACCCTCGGAAGCTTCTTCTCCGCCGGCAATCTCGCCTATACCCTCGGACCCGAACTCGACGAGACCCTCCTCGACTTCGGTCGTCGCCGCGGCATCTCCAACCAGGCCATCGCCGGCTACCAGCAGTCCTCAGCCGACTATCGCCAGACCGTCCTCACCGCCTTCCAGCAGGTCGAAGACAATCTCTCCGCCCTCCGCATCCTCACAGACGAGCAGGAGCAGCAGCGCCAGGCCACTGAAGCCGCCCAGGGCGCACAGAACATCTTCAACAACCGCTACGTCGGAGGCCTGGACACCTACCTCCAGGTCGTCACCGCCCAGCAAACCGCCCTCCTCAACGAACGCAACGACATCGACATCATGCGCCGCCGCATGGACGCAAGCGTCCTGCTCATCAAGGCCCTCGGCGGAGGCTGGTCCACCGCCAACCTCCCGCCACTCTAA
- a CDS encoding efflux RND transporter periplasmic adaptor subunit, translating into MNAINETAPPLDPQNAHQTHVADSHGDRLDTQPETSPAPNQPNLKVDNSKGLGGSIWATLAVVAIIVIVVIAYGILHRKAEERKLEHTTVEASVPIVAVIHPSGNRLANELSLPGATQAYVDTPIYSRTNGYLKQWFFDIGAHVHRGQLMATIETPEVDQQLQVAQADLKSAQANLDLANTTQTRYQNLLKSNSVSKQETDEAIGNALAKNAAVEASQAAVRRLQQLQSFEKIYAPFDGIVTARNTDVGALIVAGQEGNGANARELFHLAAIDRIRVFVSVPEADTAAIVDGEHVSLTSDQFPGRSFDGVVTRNANAVDPSTRTLNVEVDVPNSAGTLLPGAYVFAHFKLSSHGQYLTLPSNTLIFRSQGLQVALVRDGRVHLVPVTIASDGGEIVEISSGVTATDQVITDPSDSIADGQQVTIAGQQGPQENGAAK; encoded by the coding sequence ATGAACGCCATCAACGAAACTGCCCCGCCCCTCGATCCTCAAAACGCGCACCAGACCCACGTCGCAGACTCCCACGGAGATCGCCTCGACACCCAGCCTGAGACCAGCCCCGCGCCCAACCAGCCCAACCTCAAGGTTGATAACAGCAAAGGTCTCGGCGGCTCCATCTGGGCCACGCTCGCTGTCGTAGCCATCATCGTCATCGTCGTCATCGCCTACGGCATCCTGCATCGCAAGGCCGAAGAGCGAAAGCTCGAGCACACGACCGTCGAAGCCTCCGTTCCCATCGTCGCCGTCATCCATCCCTCCGGCAACCGCCTCGCCAACGAGCTCTCACTCCCCGGCGCGACCCAGGCCTACGTCGACACCCCCATCTACTCCCGCACCAACGGCTACCTCAAGCAGTGGTTCTTTGACATCGGCGCGCACGTCCATCGCGGCCAGCTCATGGCCACCATCGAGACCCCGGAGGTCGACCAGCAACTCCAGGTCGCACAGGCCGATCTCAAGAGCGCCCAGGCCAACCTCGATCTCGCCAACACCACCCAGACCCGCTACCAGAACCTCCTCAAGTCCAACTCCGTCTCCAAGCAGGAGACAGACGAAGCCATCGGCAACGCGCTCGCCAAGAACGCCGCCGTCGAAGCCTCCCAGGCCGCCGTCCGCCGCCTCCAGCAGCTTCAGTCCTTTGAGAAGATCTACGCTCCCTTCGACGGCATCGTCACCGCCCGCAACACGGACGTCGGTGCCCTCATCGTCGCAGGCCAGGAAGGCAACGGAGCCAACGCACGCGAGCTCTTCCACCTCGCCGCCATCGACCGCATCCGCGTCTTCGTCTCCGTCCCTGAAGCCGACACCGCCGCCATCGTCGACGGCGAACACGTCTCCCTCACCAGCGACCAGTTCCCCGGCCGCAGCTTCGACGGCGTCGTCACCCGCAACGCAAACGCAGTCGACCCCTCCACCCGCACCCTCAACGTGGAAGTCGACGTCCCCAACTCGGCCGGAACCCTCCTCCCCGGGGCCTACGTCTTCGCCCACTTCAAACTCTCCAGCCACGGCCAGTACCTGACCCTGCCCTCCAACACCCTCATCTTCCGCTCGCAGGGCCTCCAGGTCGCTCTCGTACGCGATGGCCGCGTCCATCTCGTTCCCGTCACCATCGCCAGCGACGGCGGCGAGATCGTCGAAATCTCCTCCGGTGTCACCGCCACCGACCAGGTCATCACAGACCCCTCCGACTCCATCGCAGACGGTCAGCAGGTCACCATCGCCGGCCAGCAGGGACCCCAGGAAAACGGAGCAGCAAAGTGA
- a CDS encoding efflux RND transporter permease subunit — MWIVKIALSRPYTFIVLAILILIAAPVIILNTPTDIFPAINIPVVSVAWQYTGLNPEELEGRLTTPYEKALTVLVDNIQHIESTTVNGQVVVKIYLQPGASLDTANAQVTSSAQFELRQLPPGTLPPQIINFSASSVPILQLGLSGAGLSEQILNDTGLNFVRPALVTVPGAVVPNVYGGKQRSIMVNLDPKKLQAQGLSPQDVLSAMATQNVTQPSGTAKIGMDEYDVKLNSAPVSIAGLNDLPLKQVNGTTIYVHDVANVSDGSIPQTNIVRQDGKRGVLITILKSGSASTLSVVSQIRGLLPQLKLTLPPALVITPISDQSVFVRASVVGVIREAIIAAILTGLMILLFLGSWRSTIIIAISIPLSILSSIIVLGLIGETINIMTLSGLALAVGILVDDATVTIENIERYLEEGNELETSIVEGAAQISVPALVSTLCICIVFTPMFFLSGVARYLFVPLAESVVFAMLASYILSRTLVPTMAMYLLKKHDHHAVPSRNPLARFQRGFERNFEKLRAGYQNLLNSLIVSRKVFVPAFLLLCLCAFLLIPFLGQNFFPATDTGSFILHLRAPSGTRIEETARLCDLVEQQIRKTIPSAQVDNILDNIGLPYSTLNFQHATSGLIGAGDADILVSLKEDHTATADFVRTLRSNLPKEFQGTTFYFLPSDIVTQILNFGLPSPIDVQIEGADIRGNRKVLDKILGEMRTVPGLVDLRVQQPDDYPTYDINVDRTKASQGGYNEKDVGGSVVNMLSGSTQLAPQFYWNTKNGVVYPLVALTPQYQIQSLNDLRNIPLSSANAKKPEILADVASIQRGTEMEVVNHYNIHRVVDIYGNVQDRDLGSVSKEIETIVDRNRKLLPKGSLIRVRGQVDTMRSSYFGLISGLGFAIVLVYLLIVVNFQSWLDPFIIITALPAALAGIVMFLFITGTTLSVPALMGAIMCMGVATANSILVVSFAKERFEHHGDALAAALESGATRFRPVMMTALAMIIGMIPMALGAGEGGEQNAPLGRAVIGGLSAATLATLVFVPSVFALLHGRRKSSAVATATQDANPHHAAAGA, encoded by the coding sequence ATGTGGATTGTCAAAATAGCGCTTAGCCGACCGTACACCTTCATCGTGCTTGCAATTCTGATCTTGATCGCTGCCCCGGTCATCATCCTCAATACCCCCACGGACATCTTCCCGGCCATCAACATCCCGGTCGTCTCCGTGGCCTGGCAGTACACCGGCCTCAACCCGGAAGAGCTCGAAGGCCGCCTCACCACGCCGTACGAGAAGGCGCTCACCGTGCTCGTCGATAACATCCAGCACATTGAGTCCACCACCGTAAACGGCCAGGTCGTCGTCAAGATCTACCTGCAGCCCGGCGCGTCGCTCGATACCGCCAACGCCCAGGTCACCAGCTCCGCCCAGTTTGAGCTCCGCCAACTGCCTCCCGGCACCCTGCCTCCGCAGATCATCAACTTCTCCGCCTCGTCGGTGCCCATCCTTCAGCTCGGACTCTCCGGCGCAGGGCTCTCAGAGCAGATCCTCAACGATACCGGCCTCAACTTCGTCCGGCCCGCACTCGTCACCGTCCCTGGCGCCGTCGTGCCCAACGTCTATGGCGGCAAGCAGCGCTCCATCATGGTCAACCTGGACCCCAAGAAGCTCCAGGCCCAGGGCTTGAGCCCGCAGGACGTACTCAGCGCGATGGCCACCCAGAACGTCACGCAGCCCTCCGGTACCGCCAAGATCGGCATGGATGAGTACGACGTCAAGCTCAACTCCGCGCCCGTCTCCATCGCCGGCCTCAACGATCTACCCCTCAAACAGGTCAACGGCACCACCATCTACGTGCACGACGTCGCCAACGTCTCCGACGGCTCCATCCCGCAGACCAACATCGTTCGCCAGGACGGCAAGCGCGGCGTGCTCATCACCATCCTCAAATCCGGCAGCGCCTCCACTCTTTCAGTCGTCAGCCAGATTCGCGGACTGCTGCCTCAGTTGAAGCTCACCCTGCCGCCCGCACTCGTCATCACCCCCATCAGCGATCAGTCCGTCTTCGTACGCGCCTCGGTCGTCGGCGTCATCCGCGAAGCCATCATCGCCGCCATCCTCACCGGCCTCATGATCCTGCTCTTCCTCGGCTCATGGCGTTCCACTATCATCATCGCCATCTCCATCCCACTCTCCATCCTCTCCTCCATCATCGTCCTCGGCCTCATCGGCGAGACCATCAACATCATGACCCTCAGCGGTCTCGCCCTCGCCGTCGGCATCCTGGTCGACGACGCCACCGTCACCATCGAGAACATCGAGCGCTACCTCGAAGAGGGTAACGAGCTCGAAACCTCCATCGTTGAGGGTGCCGCACAGATCTCCGTCCCCGCCCTCGTCTCCACCCTTTGCATCTGCATCGTCTTCACGCCCATGTTCTTCCTCTCCGGCGTAGCCCGTTACCTCTTCGTGCCTCTGGCCGAGTCCGTCGTCTTCGCCATGCTCGCCAGCTACATCCTCTCCCGTACCCTGGTCCCCACCATGGCGATGTACCTGCTCAAAAAGCACGATCATCATGCCGTCCCTTCGCGCAACCCTCTCGCCCGCTTCCAGCGCGGCTTCGAGCGCAACTTTGAAAAGCTTCGCGCCGGCTATCAGAACCTCCTCAACAGCCTCATCGTCTCCCGCAAGGTCTTCGTTCCGGCCTTCCTGCTCCTTTGCCTCTGCGCCTTCCTGCTGATCCCGTTCCTCGGCCAGAACTTCTTCCCCGCCACGGACACCGGCTCCTTCATCCTGCATCTGCGCGCACCCTCCGGAACCCGTATTGAAGAGACCGCCAGGCTCTGCGATCTCGTCGAGCAGCAGATCCGCAAGACCATCCCCTCCGCCCAGGTCGATAACATCCTCGACAACATCGGCCTCCCCTACTCCACCCTCAACTTCCAGCACGCCACCTCCGGCCTCATCGGCGCGGGTGACGCGGACATCCTGGTCTCGCTGAAGGAAGATCACACCGCCACCGCCGACTTCGTTCGCACCCTCCGCTCCAATCTCCCCAAGGAGTTCCAGGGCACCACCTTTTACTTCCTGCCCTCGGACATCGTCACCCAGATCCTCAACTTCGGCCTGCCCTCGCCCATCGATGTCCAGATTGAAGGCGCGGACATCCGCGGCAATCGCAAGGTTCTCGATAAGATCCTCGGCGAAATGCGCACCGTTCCCGGCCTCGTCGATCTCCGCGTCCAGCAGCCCGACGACTACCCCACCTACGACATCAACGTAGACCGCACCAAGGCCTCACAGGGCGGTTACAACGAGAAGGATGTAGGCGGCTCCGTCGTCAACATGCTCTCCGGCAGCACCCAGCTTGCGCCGCAGTTCTACTGGAACACCAAGAACGGCGTCGTCTATCCGCTCGTGGCCCTGACCCCGCAGTATCAGATTCAGAGCCTCAACGATCTCCGCAACATCCCGCTCTCCTCCGCCAACGCCAAAAAGCCGGAGATCCTGGCGGATGTCGCCTCCATCCAGCGCGGCACGGAGATGGAGGTCGTCAACCACTACAACATCCATCGCGTCGTCGATATCTACGGCAACGTCCAGGATCGCGACCTCGGCTCCGTCTCCAAGGAGATTGAGACCATCGTCGATCGTAACCGGAAGCTCCTCCCCAAGGGCAGCCTCATCCGCGTTCGCGGTCAGGTCGATACCATGCGCAGCTCTTACTTCGGACTCATCTCCGGACTAGGCTTCGCCATCGTCCTCGTCTACCTGCTCATCGTCGTCAACTTCCAGTCCTGGCTGGATCCCTTCATCATCATCACCGCGCTCCCCGCCGCGCTCGCAGGCATCGTGATGTTCCTCTTCATCACGGGAACTACACTCTCCGTCCCCGCGCTCATGGGAGCCATCATGTGTATGGGTGTCGCCACCGCCAACTCCATCCTTGTCGTCTCCTTCGCCAAGGAACGTTTCGAGCATCACGGCGACGCACTCGCCGCCGCGCTCGAATCCGGAGCCACGCGCTTCCGTCCCGTCATGATGACCGCACTCGCCATGATCATCGGAATGATCCCCATGGCGCTCGGGGCTGGTGAAGGCGGTGAACAGAACGCGCCGCTCGGACGTGCCGTCATCGGCGGTCTCAGCGCCGCCACCCTCGCCACCCTGGTCTTCGTTCCGTCCGTCTTCGCCCTGCTCCACGGTCGCCGCAAATCCAGCGCCGTAGCCACAGCCACCCAGGACGCAAACCCGCATCACGCAGCCGCCGGAGCCTAA
- a CDS encoding LysR family transcriptional regulator, with protein MELRHLRYFCAVAEYGTFREAGRHLHVSQSAISEQVADLEHEIGGALLERSQRSTRLTRQGEIFLEEAKKTLLAAERTVDLTRRSLLGQEGTLAIGFFLWGAGGFFTRIIRDYRKLHPNIKLSLMDMHAHDQMAAMESGQLDIGFTRPLVAPYDKLFRSEPLYNDPIVVVMPKEHPLAKGPVTIQDLAAERWVLCERPFIPALFDSIIALCTSHGFSPNIVNGSSTWSGVMTLVEAGEGIGLVPSGARYIRPPGLVFCELEPNITKVGLSLVWNPLNEGPVVKSFLKLVRENKERIRKSAGN; from the coding sequence ATGGAACTACGCCACTTACGTTACTTCTGTGCAGTTGCGGAGTATGGGACTTTTCGCGAGGCTGGACGACACCTTCATGTCTCGCAATCAGCTATCAGCGAGCAGGTGGCGGACCTGGAACACGAGATCGGCGGGGCGCTGCTGGAGCGTAGTCAACGCTCGACCAGGCTGACGCGGCAGGGCGAGATCTTTCTGGAAGAGGCGAAGAAGACACTGCTGGCGGCGGAGCGGACGGTGGATCTAACGCGGCGGTCGCTGCTGGGGCAGGAAGGGACGCTGGCGATCGGGTTCTTTCTGTGGGGGGCGGGCGGATTCTTTACGCGGATCATTCGCGACTACCGGAAGCTTCATCCGAACATCAAGCTGTCGCTGATGGATATGCACGCACACGACCAGATGGCCGCGATGGAGAGTGGGCAGCTCGACATTGGGTTTACGCGCCCGCTGGTGGCTCCGTATGACAAGCTCTTCCGGTCTGAGCCGCTTTACAACGATCCGATCGTGGTGGTGATGCCGAAGGAGCATCCGCTGGCGAAGGGGCCGGTGACGATCCAGGATCTGGCGGCGGAGCGGTGGGTGCTGTGCGAGCGGCCGTTTATTCCGGCACTGTTCGACAGCATCATTGCGCTGTGTACGTCGCATGGGTTTTCACCGAATATCGTGAACGGTTCTTCGACGTGGTCCGGGGTGATGACGCTGGTGGAGGCGGGCGAGGGGATCGGGCTGGTGCCTTCCGGGGCGCGGTATATCCGTCCGCCGGGGCTGGTGTTCTGTGAACTGGAGCCGAATATCACGAAGGTGGGGCTCTCTCTGGTGTGGAACCCGCTGAATGAGGGGCCGGTGGTGAAGTCGTTTTTGAAGCTGGTGCGGGAGAATAAGGAACGGATACGAAAGAGTGCGGGGAACTGA
- a CDS encoding GNAT family N-acetyltransferase translates to MTVRLATMEDVSAVMGLVRRVVPGMRAGGNTQWDDVYPNAEVFGRDVELGQLWVAEIDGVIAGVAAITTDQEHEYAEVGWDITETAIVVHRLAVDPAFQGRGIARALMELGETVARERGIGVLRVDTSKDNAVTQRLFPKLGYRLDGEIGLSFRPGLRVLCYEKRLG, encoded by the coding sequence ATGACGGTACGGTTGGCGACGATGGAGGATGTTTCGGCGGTCATGGGGCTGGTTCGGCGGGTGGTGCCGGGGATGCGGGCGGGCGGCAACACGCAGTGGGATGATGTTTATCCGAACGCCGAGGTGTTTGGGCGGGATGTGGAGTTGGGGCAGCTTTGGGTGGCGGAGATCGATGGGGTGATTGCGGGAGTTGCCGCGATTACGACCGACCAGGAGCATGAGTATGCGGAGGTGGGGTGGGATATTACGGAGACGGCGATCGTGGTGCATCGGCTGGCGGTGGACCCGGCGTTTCAGGGGCGGGGGATCGCGAGGGCGCTGATGGAGCTTGGGGAGACGGTGGCTCGGGAGCGTGGGATTGGAGTGCTAAGGGTGGATACGAGTAAGGATAATGCGGTGACGCAGCGGCTGTTTCCTAAGCTGGGGTATCGGCTGGATGGGGAGATTGGGCTTAGCTTCAGGCCGGGGCTTCGGGTGCTTTGCTATGAAAAACGGCTGGGGTGA
- a CDS encoding alpha-amylase family glycosyl hydrolase, giving the protein MSEHCKLWWRDGVIYQIYPRSFQDSNGDGVGDLAGISSRLDYVATLGVDAIWISPFYPSPMADFGYDVADYTGVDPLFGTIDDFDALLAGAHARNLKVILDFVPNHTSDQHPWFLESRSSRDNPKRDWYLWRDGNEGRVPNNWMSNFGGTAWTYDEITRQFYYHSFLTQQPDLNWRNPEVRAAIFAAMRFWLDKGVDGFRMDVLWLLIKDDQFRSNPPNPDFNGGSSFWSILPTYTADQPETHEIVRQMRALVDEYSERVLIGEIYLPIDELVRYYEPGDTASSGYLETPHLHGAQLPFNFHLIQTAWQADLIAELIRSYEAALPPGAWPNWVLGNHDQHRLATRIGAAQARVAAMLILTLRGTPTLYYGDELGMTDATITPDQVQDPAEKNQPGQGFGRDPERSPMLWDETPNAGFTSAPTPWLPLVDEHVRISVTAEEAAPRSFLHLYRALLTLRSATPALHCGTVTEVISPSEVLTYTRAGEAERYQIHLNFTNETKWIDSPKGTLILSTYLDQQDRPWIEWMQLRPNEGVVIKLNESPQ; this is encoded by the coding sequence ATGAGTGAACATTGCAAGCTCTGGTGGCGGGACGGGGTCATCTACCAGATCTACCCCAGGTCGTTTCAGGATTCCAACGGCGATGGCGTCGGCGACCTCGCAGGAATCTCCAGCCGCCTGGACTACGTCGCCACGCTCGGCGTAGACGCCATCTGGATCTCGCCCTTCTATCCCTCGCCCATGGCGGACTTCGGTTACGACGTCGCCGACTACACCGGCGTCGATCCCCTCTTCGGCACCATCGATGACTTCGACGCCCTCCTCGCCGGCGCGCACGCCCGCAACCTCAAGGTCATCCTGGACTTCGTCCCCAATCACACCTCGGATCAGCACCCCTGGTTCCTCGAATCCCGCAGCTCCCGCGATAACCCCAAACGAGACTGGTACCTCTGGCGCGACGGCAACGAAGGCCGCGTCCCCAACAACTGGATGTCCAACTTCGGCGGCACCGCCTGGACCTACGACGAAATCACCCGTCAGTTCTACTACCACTCCTTCCTCACCCAGCAGCCAGACCTCAACTGGCGCAATCCGGAAGTCCGCGCCGCCATCTTCGCCGCCATGCGCTTCTGGCTCGATAAGGGCGTAGACGGCTTCCGCATGGACGTCCTCTGGCTCCTCATCAAGGACGACCAGTTCCGCTCCAACCCGCCCAACCCCGACTTCAACGGCGGCTCGTCCTTCTGGTCCATCCTCCCCACCTACACCGCCGACCAGCCCGAAACCCACGAGATCGTCCGCCAGATGCGCGCCCTCGTCGACGAGTACTCCGAGCGCGTCCTCATCGGCGAGATCTACCTCCCCATCGACGAGCTCGTCCGCTACTACGAACCCGGCGACACCGCCTCCTCCGGCTACCTGGAAACCCCGCACCTTCACGGCGCGCAGCTTCCCTTCAACTTCCACCTCATCCAGACCGCATGGCAGGCAGACCTCATCGCGGAGCTCATCCGCAGCTATGAAGCCGCCCTCCCCCCCGGCGCATGGCCCAACTGGGTCCTCGGCAATCACGATCAGCACCGCCTCGCCACCCGCATCGGCGCAGCCCAGGCCCGCGTCGCCGCCATGCTCATCCTCACCCTGCGCGGCACCCCCACGCTCTACTACGGCGACGAACTCGGCATGACCGACGCCACCATCACCCCCGACCAGGTCCAGGACCCCGCAGAAAAGAACCAGCCAGGTCAAGGCTTCGGCCGCGACCCCGAACGCTCCCCCATGCTCTGGGACGAGACCCCCAACGCCGGCTTCACCTCCGCCCCCACCCCCTGGCTCCCCCTCGTCGACGAACACGTCCGCATCAGCGTCACCGCCGAAGAAGCCGCCCCGCGCTCCTTCCTCCACCTCTACCGAGCCCTGCTCACCCTCCGCAGCGCCACCCCCGCCCTCCACTGCGGCACCGTCACTGAAGTCATCTCCCCCAGCGAAGTCCTCACCTACACCCGAGCCGGTGAAGCCGAACGCTACCAGATCCACCTCAACTTCACCAACGAAACCAAATGGATCGACTCCCCCAAAGGCACCCTCATCCTAAGCACCTACCTCGACCAGCAGGACCGCCCCTGGATCGAATGGATGCAACTCCGCCCCAACGAAGGAGTAGTCATCAAACTGAACGAGTCGCCTCAATAA
- a CDS encoding putative bifunctional diguanylate cyclase/phosphodiesterase: MAEQDNTFRMHLSGPGPLDVTHFSGTRRDALPGADFLFEENPLAMFVYDKASLRLVATNARALDQYGYTREEFLALSLNQLLNDPAPIVHDPSAENLLASSERVERHRTKSGGSLTVEVRERQALAEGRTLCLVVAMDITENKKEQARWQTIAMQDSLTGLANRISLEERARQALITARRNGHRVAILCIDLDRFKQINDWYGHSIGDECLKELGSRLTRRLRGMDVVARVGGEEFTVVLAEVESAQSAMIVANFLLQAIGKVFEVENHTLTMGASIGVAVYPDHGTESDELQRLADLAMYRAKRAGGNRAFIAQESTDPYVDDGSHMEACIRTALAEETFQLHYQLEYRPNGTVRGMEALLRLPRQGGGFIEPDRFIPVAEESGLIYPIGYWVLAQACRQLKMWNTPGREPMRIAVNVSPLQLLRPDYAVSVMNVVQEWGIEPSWLELEITERVVVNFDEVAKGMRLLHSQGIRFAIDDFGTGYSSLQHLNRLPISTVKIDRSFVNRICDANGSYPIVEAIVAMGHSLKMEVIAEGVEKREQRAALERIGVDGMQGHLLARPASIDEIEAILGLSAHPDGTA; encoded by the coding sequence ATGGCAGAGCAGGACAATACATTTCGCATGCACCTGTCAGGCCCCGGGCCTCTGGATGTGACGCACTTCTCCGGCACTCGCCGCGACGCGTTGCCCGGAGCGGACTTCCTCTTTGAAGAGAACCCCCTCGCCATGTTCGTCTATGACAAGGCAAGCCTGCGACTCGTCGCCACCAACGCCCGCGCCCTGGACCAGTACGGCTACACGCGCGAAGAGTTCCTCGCCCTCAGCCTGAACCAGTTACTCAACGATCCCGCCCCCATCGTGCATGATCCCTCCGCAGAAAACCTGCTGGCATCCTCAGAGCGCGTCGAGCGCCATCGCACCAAATCCGGCGGAAGCCTGACCGTAGAGGTCCGCGAGCGGCAGGCGCTGGCCGAAGGCCGAACCCTCTGCCTCGTCGTCGCCATGGACATTACGGAGAATAAGAAGGAGCAGGCACGCTGGCAGACCATCGCCATGCAGGACTCGCTCACCGGCCTCGCCAACCGCATCTCGCTGGAGGAGCGCGCCCGCCAGGCGTTGATCACCGCGCGCCGCAACGGTCATCGCGTCGCCATCCTCTGCATCGATCTCGACCGCTTCAAACAGATCAATGACTGGTACGGACACTCCATCGGAGACGAGTGCCTCAAGGAGCTGGGCAGCCGCCTCACCCGCCGTCTGCGCGGCATGGATGTGGTCGCACGCGTCGGCGGAGAGGAGTTCACGGTCGTGCTCGCAGAGGTGGAAAGCGCACAGTCCGCCATGATCGTCGCCAACTTCCTCCTGCAGGCCATCGGCAAGGTCTTTGAAGTCGAGAACCACACCCTCACCATGGGCGCGAGCATCGGCGTCGCCGTCTATCCCGACCACGGCACCGAAAGCGATGAGCTCCAGCGCCTCGCCGACCTCGCCATGTATCGCGCCAAACGTGCAGGCGGCAACCGGGCCTTCATCGCGCAGGAGAGCACAGACCCATACGTCGATGATGGCTCGCACATGGAAGCCTGCATCCGCACCGCACTGGCAGAAGAGACCTTCCAGCTCCACTACCAGCTCGAGTACCGCCCCAACGGCACCGTCCGCGGTATGGAGGCGTTGCTCCGCCTCCCGCGTCAGGGCGGCGGCTTCATTGAGCCGGACCGCTTCATCCCCGTCGCGGAAGAATCCGGCCTCATCTATCCCATCGGCTACTGGGTTCTCGCCCAGGCCTGCCGTCAGTTGAAGATGTGGAACACCCCCGGACGCGAGCCCATGCGCATCGCCGTCAACGTCTCGCCCCTCCAACTCCTGCGGCCCGACTACGCCGTCTCCGTCATGAACGTCGTGCAGGAGTGGGGCATCGAGCCAAGCTGGCTCGAGCTCGAAATCACAGAGCGCGTCGTCGTCAACTTTGACGAGGTCGCCAAGGGCATGCGCCTCCTCCACAGCCAGGGCATCCGCTTCGCCATCGACGACTTCGGCACCGGCTACTCCTCCCTCCAGCACCTCAACCGCCTCCCCATCTCCACCGTCAAAATCGACCGCTCCTTCGTCAATCGCATCTGCGACGCCAACGGCAGCTATCCCATTGTCGAAGCCATCGTCGCAATGGGCCACAGCCTCAAGATGGAGGTCATCGCGGAAGGCGTAGAAAAGCGTGAGCAACGCGCGGCGCTGGAGCGCATCGGCGTAGACGGAATGCAGGGCCACCTGCTCGCCCGCCCAGCCTCCATCGACGAGATCGAAGCGATCCTCGGTCTCTCGGCGCACCCGGACGGAACCGCCTAG